In a genomic window of Tissierella sp. Yu-01:
- a CDS encoding AIR synthase related protein, with protein sequence MFKFRDLTIFDISPELRMVISCDSSGGIGDKERDVVKVDPEVLGYFTTQVALMELVATGSKPISIINTLGVEMNETGKRIIEGIKRAIKPLNMNEDIMITGSTEENIPVCQTSMGITIVGLIEKSKWRVIKAEKNDVVVAIGIPKVGNELASDMSEFFSLDLMLELINKPYVKDILPVGSKGIAYELGVMASTNGLKYELAEKIEMDINKTAGPATCALIAIDREGYEDLKESVSIPLNIIAKLY encoded by the coding sequence ATGTTTAAATTTAGGGATCTGACTATTTTTGATATATCTCCTGAGCTTAGAATGGTCATCTCATGTGACTCATCTGGGGGAATTGGGGACAAGGAGAGAGATGTTGTCAAAGTAGATCCAGAGGTATTAGGTTATTTTACAACACAGGTTGCTCTAATGGAGCTGGTAGCTACAGGATCTAAGCCCATAAGTATTATAAACACTTTAGGTGTTGAAATGAATGAAACAGGTAAGAGAATAATAGAAGGTATTAAAAGGGCAATTAAACCTTTGAATATGAATGAAGATATTATGATCACCGGTAGCACTGAAGAGAACATCCCTGTTTGCCAGACGTCAATGGGAATCACAATTGTAGGTCTAATCGAGAAATCTAAATGGCGCGTAATAAAAGCAGAGAAAAATGATGTTGTAGTAGCAATTGGAATACCTAAAGTTGGAAATGAATTAGCTTCTGATATGAGTGAATTCTTTTCACTGGATTTAATGTTAGAATTAATAAATAAGCCATATGTAAAGGATATATTACCAGTAGGGTCTAAAGGTATAGCATATGAACTTGGGGTTATGGCAAGTACAAATGGGTTAAAATATGAACTAGCCGAAAAAATAGAAATGGATATAAACAAGACAGCTGGACCTGCTACTTGTGCATTAATTGCTATAGATAGAGAAGGTTATGAGGATCTTAAAGAGTCAGTATCGATACCGCTTAATATCATAGCAAAACTTTATTAG
- a CDS encoding ECF transporter S component, with product MYTKDQQMSRIRLITSCGLLIALSAIGALIKIQGTIALDSLPGYFAALYISPIAGGLVAALGHFLTAITSGFPMTLPMHIMLMLVMAIVAYVFGVAGKKINGVIACIVATILNGPISTLIAAFTAKVIGLPFNGAAMFAALVVPLTIASAVNIVLAYIIYRVFKNKRL from the coding sequence ATGTACACAAAAGACCAACAAATGAGCCGAATTAGATTAATAACTAGTTGTGGCTTGTTAATAGCTCTTTCAGCTATAGGAGCATTAATTAAAATTCAAGGGACAATAGCACTAGATTCTCTGCCAGGATATTTTGCAGCATTATACATAAGTCCAATAGCTGGCGGATTAGTTGCTGCTTTAGGACATTTTTTAACAGCTATAACTAGTGGATTCCCAATGACATTACCAATGCATATTATGCTGATGTTAGTTATGGCTATAGTTGCTTATGTATTTGGAGTAGCTGGTAAAAAGATTAATGGAGTTATTGCTTGTATTGTTGCTACAATATTAAACGGCCCAATTTCAACACTAATAGCAGCATTTACTGCTAAAGTGATAGGATTACCATTTAACGGGGCAGCGATGTTTGCAGCGTTGGTAGTTCCTTTAACAATAGCATCGGCAGTTAATATTGTACTTGCTTACATAATTTACAGGGTATTTAAAAATAAGAGATTATAG